ATGAGGAAAAATATGTATTATCTTTTCAGATTATAATTGCTGACGAAATCTCTGGCGAGAACGCCAGAGGTACTTCGCCAGTCGTAGTATATAAAGGCAGTGGACGTACAATGTTTGAAGCGTTGGCTAATGCCTCGCGTCAGACTGCGCGCTTCTTGTCCTTAGGACATATCCGAGTGATCGTTATTTCGGAAAAGTTTGCTCGCGAAGGTATCAAAGATATGATGGATGTCCTAGAAAGAGAGAGTGAAACTAGGCTAACCAGTTTTATTTTTATATCAAAGGGACAGCCGGCGGTAGATAGTATGACGACCATGACTACGTTTGGCAAAATACCCGCCAATGATCTAGTGGAGAAGCTGCAGACGACCTCTAAACAGTATGGATATAATTACCGGATGGAAGTAGACGATATAATTCGTGGTATTCAAATTCCAGGTGGTGGGCCTATCGTCAATGGGGTAATGGTAACAGGCGAATTGGACAAAAAAGATAATAACGACAGTTTGAAAAATATAGATCCTGAGGCCATTCTTAGAGTTACAGACTTCGCTGCATTTAAAGAGGACAAGCTGATAGGCTGGCTACGAGGTGATGAAGCTATAGGCACTGCCCTGCTAAAGAATAAAATCACACAAATTCCAGTAGTGGTTTCGATTGGTGAGGATGAATATGTAGCGTTCATCGTGTATTTATCTCAGGTACATATTCATGCTGATGCGAAGGACGCCGAGCATCCGGTAATCACAATAAATATCACTGAGCAGGCAGGTTTAAAAGAATCGCCTAATGCTTTGGATTTGACAGATCCCAAGGTCTTAAATAATCTTTCGGAACTTCTAGAACAGAGTATCAATGATAAGTTACATGCAGCTGTCTCAGCAGCCCGTTTGTTAAAAAGCGATTACCTTGGATTTGGTGAAGTTGTAGAACGAGAGAATCCGCGGGGGTGGAAGCAAGTAAAAGATCATTGGGATAGCATATTTGCAACCTGTGAGATCAAGTTTAATGTGGATATAGTTATTCGGCATACCGACATGCGGAGTGATTCTTTTCAGTCCAAAAAGAAATGAAAATTTAGGAGGGCAGCTATGGGAAATATAAAAATAGGACTACTTCAATTTTTCACCCTGACAGTGTTGTTTGAACTAGGGACGGCGCTGGTAGTAAATCTTGGAATGGAGTCTGATAAGGATGCTTGGATTTCCATATTGCTGGGGAATTTGATAGGATTAATTGTTTTTGCAGGATATGCCTATCTTTATAGAAAGTTTCCGAATCTGCCCCTTACGGCATATCTCCGGCAACTATTTGGTAAATATGTGGGTTCGTTGATATCCATAGCTTATATCGTGATATTTCTTAATTTGGCTGGTCGTGATCTGCGAGATGGTAGCTCTATGCTAGTTATGGCTACTATGCACAGGACGCCGTTATTCATTGTAGCGATGTTAATGGTATTATCTAGTGCTTATGTATTGCATAAAGGAGTAGAAGTGCTGTCCCGAACTTCGTTGGTGTTTGCGGTGATTGTGATATTAATCGGTTTATTTTGTTCGAGCATGTTAATGTTCTCGGGCTCCATTAATTTGAACCGTTTGCTCCCTGTTTTTGAGAATGGAATTAAGCCAATTGTTTCTTCTGTTTTACATCAAAACTACATTTTCCCTTTTGGTGAAATGATCTGTTTTACTATGCTTATGCCCTATCTGAATAACGTTAAAAAAGGTCCTTGGGTAATCGCAGCGGGCATATTTGTATCAGGTATACTGTTAAGTATGACCATGGCCTTAAATATATCGGTGCTTGGTACAGATATTGTCAGGCGTTCTCCGTTCCCCTTAATGCCTACGATCAGTAAGATCTCTATCTCCGATTTTATTCAACGTGTGGATATTCTAATTGTCATGGTGCTAATAATAGGTGTTTTTTTCAAATTGTCTGTTTTTTTTGCAGCAGCACTTATTGGGATTTCAGATTTGTTCAAGATTCCTTACCGAAGAATGGTGTATCCGGTAGCTCTAATAATCCTGTTCAGTTCGATGCTGAACGCACGGAGCTTCACAGAGCATATTGAAGAGGGAGGGAAACTGCTATATACGGTCTTTCCCTTCTTTATGGTGTTGATTCCATTGCTCCTAATTATTATTACAGCGATAAGAAGTCACAGTTCCCCTCCTCGTTCTGGTTGATGCCCCGTGTTCCAGGCTAGGATATCGGGAATAATCAGACAGAGTAACAAAATACAAGCAGCGACTTTCTCAGAGGGGGTATATAGCAAGTAATTTAGAATATAACCGATATTGCCCAGACCATACCCGTACATCCAATCTCCCAAATACAGAAATAATAGGCAGAGAATACATAGAAGTAGAATTACAGTGTATTTTCGGATCAGAAGCTTTCTTGTTTTTTTCTTCACTTAAACACCCCTTTAATTTTTTTAACGTTAGTATGAGGCTTTTAATACTTGTTCATGCATACCACTGGGGGGGATTGCTTTTCTTATGAAAGCTTATCATCCATAGCGATTTATGTTACATTAGTATGAAACTAAAGTAGAACCTAATGTGACAGGGGAGGATCTTGCAGTGAAGCCGGATTTACGTTCCGCATGGGGAAACAAAGTATTGGTTGGAGACGGAGCGATGGGTACCTATTTATATCAGAAGGGTTTCCCTGTCGGCATTTCCTACGAAGAATTAAATTTGACCTCTCCGGGGGTTATCGAAGATGTCCATCGCAGCTATATCGATGCAGGAGCAGTGCTGCTAGAAAGCAACACCTTCTCAGCGAATTTTGACAGGCTGTCCAAATATGGTTTGGAGTCCAAGGTTGAAGAAATTAATCGCGCCGGAGTAAGAATCGCTCGTAAAGCTGCTGGAGATACAGGTTATGTATTAGGTGCTGTAGGCTCTATTCGCGCCGGTAAGCGTGCAAATCTCTCATCGACAGAGTTGAAGAAGTATTTTACACAGCAGATTACAGCTTTGTTAGAAGAAGAAGTAGACGGCATTATGCTAGAAACCTTCTACGATGTCGAGGAACTGCATCTTGCACTAAGAACAGTACGTAAACATAGTACTCTCCCAGTCATTTGCCAATTTGCTGTGGATGAATCGGCACGAACATTAGATGGATTGACGTTACCAGAGGCTTTCCGGATCTTAGAAGGTGATGGAGCGGATATCATCGGATTTAACTGTAATACTGGCCCGAATGGAATTAAGAGAGCACTAAAAGCGGTACAAGGCAATCTTATTCTGCCTATCTCGGTCTATCCGAATGCGGGCGTTGCGGATTATGTAGACGGAGAATATCGGTATGGAGCCTCACCGGAATATTTCGGACAAATGGCAGTTACTTTTGCAGAAATGGGTTGCAGAATTATTGGGGGCTGCTGTGGTACTACTCCGCAGCATATTGCTGAAATTTCTTCCGCATTGAAAGATTACGTACCT
This genomic stretch from Paenibacillus sp. FSL H7-0737 harbors:
- a CDS encoding Ger(x)C family spore germination protein — protein: MKSNRTIFIGVVLLCLLIFLSLTGCWDSVELNRRAIVSGVAIDRGPTDEEKYVLSFQIIIADEISGENARGTSPVVVYKGSGRTMFEALANASRQTARFLSLGHIRVIVISEKFAREGIKDMMDVLERESETRLTSFIFISKGQPAVDSMTTMTTFGKIPANDLVEKLQTTSKQYGYNYRMEVDDIIRGIQIPGGGPIVNGVMVTGELDKKDNNDSLKNIDPEAILRVTDFAAFKEDKLIGWLRGDEAIGTALLKNKITQIPVVVSIGEDEYVAFIVYLSQVHIHADAKDAEHPVITINITEQAGLKESPNALDLTDPKVLNNLSELLEQSINDKLHAAVSAARLLKSDYLGFGEVVERENPRGWKQVKDHWDSIFATCEIKFNVDIVIRHTDMRSDSFQSKKK
- a CDS encoding GerAB/ArcD/ProY family transporter; its protein translation is MGNIKIGLLQFFTLTVLFELGTALVVNLGMESDKDAWISILLGNLIGLIVFAGYAYLYRKFPNLPLTAYLRQLFGKYVGSLISIAYIVIFLNLAGRDLRDGSSMLVMATMHRTPLFIVAMLMVLSSAYVLHKGVEVLSRTSLVFAVIVILIGLFCSSMLMFSGSINLNRLLPVFENGIKPIVSSVLHQNYIFPFGEMICFTMLMPYLNNVKKGPWVIAAGIFVSGILLSMTMALNISVLGTDIVRRSPFPLMPTISKISISDFIQRVDILIVMVLIIGVFFKLSVFFAAALIGISDLFKIPYRRMVYPVALIILFSSMLNARSFTEHIEEGGKLLYTVFPFFMVLIPLLLIIITAIRSHSSPPRSG